In the genome of Nonomuraea sp. NBC_00507, the window CCGGACTGACGCCGGTGACCGTCGCGGGCTGGCCGGGCAAGAAGGGCCAGGCCAACGCGTGGGCGGATGCCGCGGCACTGGAGTCCGAGCCGCGTGGCCGCCACCGCACGACGCTGGTGTCGCCGTTCGACTCGCTCATCTGGCACCGCGGCCGCACCGAGCGCGTCTTCGGCTTCACCTACACGCTGGAGCTCTACGTCCCCAAGCACAAGAGGGTCCACGGCTACTTCACGATGCCGGTGCTGGCCGGCGGCCGGCTGATCGGCCGCGTCGACCCGGCCCGCGAGGGCTCCACCCTAGTGGCCAGGCAGGTCAGCCTGGAGCCTGGCCTGTCCCCGGCCAAGTGGGCCGGCGCGTTAGCCGATGCCCTGTGGTCGGCCGCCGAATGGGTGGGCTGCGACGCGATCCGCGTCGAACGCGCCGACCCGCCAGAGCTCGTGCCGATCCTCAACGCGGCCGGCACGTAACCCGCTGGACGATCCAGCGGGCCACGACCTCGCTACGTGATCTCCAGCATGCGCTCCCGCACCGCGTAGACCACGGCCTCCATCCTCGAGTGCAGTTGCAGCTTGTCGAGAATGTTGCGCACGTGGTTCTTCACGGTGTTCTCGGAGATGAACAGCTGCTTGGCGATCTCACGGTTGTTCATGCCCTTGGCCACCAGTCGCAGGACCTCCATCTCCCGTTCCGTCAGACGGGGCACGGGCAGCTGGGGCGGGCGCTCGGACTCCTTGCGGCTCATGTTTTGAAACTCGCTGATGAGCTTGGCCGCCATCGCCGGGTTGATTAACGACTGGCCCTCGTGCACGCCGCGCACCGCGGCGGGGACGTCGTTGATCTGGACGTCCTTGAGCAGGTAGCCGGTGGCACCTGCCTTGATGGCCTCGAAGAGGTCTTCTTCCTCGTCGCTCACCGTCAGCATGATGATGCGGGTGCTCGGGACGGAGGCCTTGATGCCCTTCGCCGCCTCGATGCCGTCCTGCCGTGGCATGCGCACGTCCATGAGCGCGACGTCAGGCATGAGGCGATCGGCGAGTTCGACCGCCTCCTGCCCGTCGCTCGCCTCACCGACCACCTCGATGTCGGGTTCAGCGGCCAGCGCCAGCGCCAGGCTTCGCCTGATCAGCTCGTGATCGTCGACGATCAGCACGCGGATCGGCTCGCTCGCTGACGTGCGAGCCTCGCCTGTTTCGGTCACGAGGCCTCCCTGATCCGCCTCGCGCCCGCACTTCGCTCGCTCATCCGAACCTGACTGAGCTCGCTCACGTCTCCTCCTCGTCGGGGGGCCAGAGCCGTTGAACCGCCATGATGGCATGTAACCAGCGGTTCTCGGGTGGTCGAGAAGATCTTTTAGCGCGCGATCAGGGCTCTACGAGCCGCAACACGCCGTAGTTGTACCCGCGTCGGTTGTAGACGACGCTCGGCTGGCCGCTCTCCTTGTCGCGGAACAGGTAGAAGTCGTGCCCGACCAGCTCCATCTCGAGCAGAGCCTGGTCGATGGTCATGGGCTCCGCTTTGTGGAACTTCTCCCGGACGACGAGTGGCCCCTCGCCGTCCATCTCGATCGGGACGATGTCGTCGTAGAGCTGGTCGCTGCGCTCCTGCAGTTCGTCCTCGCTCGGCTCCGCCTGCTCGGGGACGAGGGCCTCCTTCCGCGGTGCCAGGCCTGCGGCCTCGGGGAGCGTCGCGGTGATCTCCGCCACAGAGGGCGGGCAGTGGCTGCCGTGATGGACCTTGCGCCGGTCGGCCAGCCGCCTGAGGCGGCCTTCCAGCTTGTCGAGGGCGACGTCGAGGGCTGTGAATCGGTCGTCGGCCGAGGCCTCGGCGCGGATGGCCGGTCCTCGGGAGTGAATGGTGAGCTCCACGCGCTCGCGCTGACTGGCAAGACGCGGGTTGCGTTCTTTCGACACCTCCACATCAACTCGGATGAGTTTGTTGTCCAGACGTTCGATCCTGGCCAGCTTGGTCGTCACGTGGTCACGGAACCGGTCACTCACTCCGGTGTGCCGGCCCTTGACGATGATGTCCATGCAACAGCCCCCCTTTCGGTCTAACGACTGAGCAAGAGCGCCCGACGACGTGCTTGCCGGGCGGGGTCTTCTGTCTGCCTTTCTGTCACCGTTACCCTCTTCCGACTCACGGTCTCCGGGAACTCGGGTGGCACCCGTCCGGCCGACCTGGTCTTCGACCCCACATCCGCCTGCTGAGGATTTCGCAGCTCTGTTGCCACTACTGCCCTTCTCTTCTGGCGAGGGGTATCTGACCCCTCGGGAAGGCAGGACTTATCCCTAAGCCGCACCGTGATCGGTCGACAAAGAGTCGCCTTACGTGGACCGTTTTGCCTGCGGCTGGCATCGGCTAGCAGAGCCGGGAGCCCCGACCCTGCGCAACCACGGACCCGAACGGGTGCCATGTCAGAACGCTATCCGCATCCAGGGCGAATGTCAGCCGGAGGATCGGCCAAAGGATCACTTTCCGTGATTTTCGGATGGTCCGCGAGGCCTGTTTGATACCCCATTTAACCGATCGGCAACCCTTACCAGGACGAGCTTCCCTTCCGCCTAGCTGCCCCACCACGTACCCGGAGGAAGTGATATGTGACCTTCCGGTGAGACTGTTGATTTGGATCTTTCTTTACTCACCGTGACCGTAATGCTTTTCAAGATCTTCGGCGTGTCGCCGCGACAGTCACGGCCATGGGCACGCTCACCCCGGCCGCCCGCAGCGCTCTGGCGGCCTCGACGACGGTGGCGCCGGTCGTGACGATGTCGTCCACGAGCAGCACAGAGGCCGCTGGAGGCCCTTTCGCGGCGAGCGCGACTCTGAGGGACCCGGCGAGGTTGGCGGCCCTCTGCGGCGAGCTCAGGCCTGCCTGGTCCACCACCCGCCGTGCCTGGCTCAGCGCCGCCCACGGCACCGCGGGGACGCCGAACATCCGCAGCCTGCGCACCGCCAGCTCTGCCAACCGGCCCACCGGGTCATGCCCTCTGGCGCCGATGCTCGCCCGCCCGCTGGGCACCGGCACGACGGCGAACCCCCGCGCCGCCCACGGCGCGCCGGTGCGACCGATCGCCGTGAGGGCGGTGAAGGCCAGCGCCTCCGCCAGCACGCCGGCCAGCGCCACCGCGCCCCGCTCCTTGTACGCCACGATCGCCTTGCGCACCGCCCCCTCGTAGGGGCTCGCCGACCAGCAGTCCGGCGTGCCGGGCAGCCGCGGCCTGGGCAGGCGCCGGGCCGGCCGGGCGGTCAGCTCGGCCAGGCAGCGGCCGCAACAACGCGCCCCCTTCGCACCGCAGCCGGCGCAGGTCTGCGGCAGGACGAGATCGAGCACGACGCTCAGCACGCGGCCCAGCATGCCGCCCGCCACCGACAATTCCCGCCCACCATCCCCCACGACCACCGGGCAGAGACGCCGGCCCCCGGCTCTGGCCTCAGCCCAGGGGGAACAGCGGGGTCTCGACGTCAGAGTCGATCTTGGAGGTCCAGCTCTGGTCCTCGTTGAGCTCCAGGAGCTTGGCCCCCTGCCCCTTCTTCTCCGGCTCGGACTCCGCCAGGACGCGCTCGTTCAGCGCCGCCAGGGCCTGGAGCGGATCCTTCAGCGGAATCTCGACGACCGCCCCGTCACCGACGTCGATCTCGTTCAGTTTCTGCCCCGCCTTGGTCTGGACCAGCACGAGCAGATGCTCGTCATCTCGCCACGCGGCATCCCGGATCTCGTCCCCCGCCTCGGTCGTGGTCAGGGACCGAAGGTTGCTCAGCTCGAGCCCTCCCATGACCGTCAGCGCGCCGAGCCAGACGGTGTTCTTGCCGGTCGTCACCACGACCCGCACTCCGTCCCTGGCGACGCGCAGGTTGGTGACGTCCAGCTTCTCCACTCCGGGCGCGGACACCGTTTCCGGCCCACGCTTGGCTGCCGGGTCGTACCGCAGCACGGCCCTGTTCCTGCGGTCGAAGGTCCACAACGACCCGTCCCGGTGCCACGACGGCGGGGTCAGGTCGGTGCCCTGGATGACCTCCTGCCACTGCCCTCCCTGCGCGAGGGGGGCCGCCGAGATGCCGGTGGAGGTCCTGGCCGCGACGTAGGCGCCCTTCTTGGATATGGCGAAGTCGGAGTAGCCCTGGCGCTTCTCGCCGGCCGGTCCCGCCACGGCGCCGCCCGGCCCGTCCTTCGCCAGGTAGTGGACGGCGCCGTCGCTGACGTAGTAGGCGCTGTTGCCGCTGTTGTCCAGCCAGCGCTGGTCGTCGGTGTTGGGGTGGTGGCTCGTGTACGGCTCCCCGTCCAACAGCACCGAAATGCTGCGGCCCTTGGCGACGTCGTTGTTGTTGAGGCTGTACCTGATCTGCGCCATGAGGGCGTCCTCGCCACTCAGGTCCAAAAGGTCCAGCGGGCCAGAAAGGTTGATCACCACGCTCTCGTCCTCGGCCGATCTGACCGACTCGACCTTGGTGCCGGGCGGAAAGGCCGTGGTCGCCGCGCCCACCAGGGCCCCGCTCGGCTGCTTCAGCAGGCGCTCGAGTATGACCTTCGCGTACGTCTCCGCCGGCTTCAGCCGCAGGCGCACGTTGTCCACGACGAGCCTGTCCTGCGTGCTGCCGTTGAGGTAGTAAAGCTTGGTCGGCCGGTACGCGCGTTCCACGTCCGACCTGGTGAGGATGAGCCCATCGGGCAGGCCGCTGACCCGGTAGCCGCCTTCCTTGACCTTGACCAGGTCGAAGGGCCTTCCCCAGTTCCCGGACTGCGGCACGTAGGTGCCGTCCTCTTCGATGCGGGCCACCTGCTTGGCCTTGAGCGTGACCCGCTGCGCGGACGCGGCACCGTCCTCCTCGGGCAGGTCGACCTGCAGATGGTCGTCGAGCACCGTCACCGCCCCCGAAGGGGTCCAGCCCTTGAGTGCGTCGGCGGTCAAGTATTGGGGCAGGACCGTCGGGTCGTCGGCGTAGGCGGCCATGGCGGCCTGCAGGCCCCTGATCGTCGGCTCGATACCCCAGCCGGGCTGCGGCAAGGTGGCGATCATGCGCTGGAACGGCTTGGTCAGCGGGTCGGCGCCGGCGGCGTCGTTCATGGTGTACGGGCCGCTCACCGGGATCACGGTGCAGCCCGAGCCGGCGCAGACCACGGCGGCCGCGAGCACGACGACCGCCCAGAGCCGCCTAATCCTCGTCATGGACGTCCCCCGAAGCAGGCAGCAGCACGGGCGTCATCGCCCCGCGCCACGTACGCCGCATCTCGATCTCCGGCGGAACCAGCGACAGCGGCGAGCCCTTCAGCTCGGCCCCGGCCGCCCTGGGCAGCGTCAGCCTGAACTGCGAGCCCTCGCCCGGCTGCCCCCAGGCCTGCAGCCAGCCGCCGTGCAGCGTGGCGTCCTCGCGGGAGATCGCCAGCCCGAGGCCGGTGCCGCCGATGGTCCGCGCCCGCGACGGGTCGGCCCGCCAGAACCGGTCGAAGACCATGGTGTCCTCGCCCGCCTTCAATCCGATCCCGTGGTCGCGTACGGCGACGGCCACGGCGTCCCGGTCGGCGCCCACGGTCACCACGATCTCCCTGCCCTCGCCGTGCTCGATGGCGTTGAACAGCAGGTTGCGCAAGATCCGCTCGACCCTGCGGTTGTCGATCTCCGCCATGCAGGGCTCGGCGGGCAGTCGCAGGTCGAAGCGGGTGCCGTGCCGCTCGGCCAGCGCCTCGGAGTCCTCGATCGCGCGCAGCACCACCCGGCGCACGTCCACGGAGTCGAGGTCCAGCGTGGCGGCGCCGGCGTCGTAGCGGCTGATCTCCAGCAGGTCGGCCAGCATCGACTCGAACCGCTCCAGCTGCGCCTGCATGAGCTCGGCCGAGCGGGCGGCCATCGGGTCGAAGTCCTCGCGGGCGTCATACAGCAGGTCGGCGGCCATGCGCACGGTCGTCAGCGGGGTGCGCAGCTCGTGCGAGACGTCCGAGACGAACTGCCGCTGGACCTGCGACAGCTCCTCAAGCTGGTGGATCTTGAGCGCCAGGTTCGCGGCCATCTCGTTGAACGAGTTCGCCAGCCGGGCGAGGTCGTCCTCACCGCGCACTTTGAGCCGCTCGTCGAGTTTGCCGGAGGCCAGCCGCTCGGCGGCCTGCCTGGCGAGCCGTACCGGGGTGACGACCTGGCGGGCGACCAGGTAGGCGATGGCGGCCAGCAGCAGCACGAGCCCGAGGCCCACCACGACGAGGGCCAGCCGGACGCTGGACAGCAGCTCCTCTTCCTCATCGAGCGGGAAGAAGTGGTAGACCTCGTAGTTGTCGCCGGTGTAGGAGTGCACGACGCCGCCGACCACGAACGTCAACCGGGGCTGGCTCTGGCCGCTGAACATGATCCGGTCGATGGAGTGGACGGTCTTGCCGTACTCCAGCTTCTCCACGTTGCGCCGCACGCCGGCGCTGACGTTGTGCGGCACGTTGGCGGGCACGACGGTGCCCGAGGCGCGGGACTGGCCCGGGCTGGCCTCGTTGAGTATCAGCACGTCGTAGCGCTTCTTGGAGCCGTCGTCGCCGGAGCCGGTGACGGTGTCCATGACGTCGTCGAGCGGGTTGGCCGACGTCTTGCCGCCGTCGGCGACCTCGGCCGCCTGGTCGTCCACCTCGGGGGCCAGCGCGTCGGCGATCTGCAGGCGGTCGGCCATCGCCTCGCTGGCAGAGGACCGGGTCCTGCTGTCAACGACCGACTTGTTGATCTGGGTGGACAGGAACACCCCCAGCACGACCATCACGACCATGGAGATCACCAGCGTGCTGGTGACCACCTGGAGCTGGAGCGAGCGCCGCCAGACGCGGCGGGCCCGGCCGGCCGCACGGCGCACCCGCCGACGGACTCCGCCGAGAATCTGGCGGAGTGTCCGTCGGCGGGACCTCTTCTGCTTCGTCGGGGGCATGTCAGGGGGAGGCGAAGGTCAGGCGGGGCCGGCTTTATAGCCCACGCCGCGGACCGTGACAACGATCTCGGGGTGCTCGGGGTCCTTCTCGATCTTGGCCCTGAGTCGCTGGACGTGCACGTTGACCAGCCGCGTGTCGGCCGCGTGCCGGTAGCCCCAGACCTGCTCGAGCAGGACCTCGCGGGTGAACACCTGGCGCGGCTTGCGGGCCAGCGCGACGAGCAGGTCGAACTCGAGCGGCGTGAGGTTGATGGTCTCCTCGCCCCGCTTGACCGAGTGACCGGCCACGTCGATGGTGATGTCGCCGATCTGCAGGATCTCCGGGGTCGGCTCGTCGGTGCGGCGAAGCCTCGCCCGCACCCGCGCGACCAGCTCCTTCGGCTTGAACGGCTTGACGATGTAGTCGTCGGCGCCGGACTCCAGGCCCAGCACGACGTCTATCGTGTCGCTCTTCGCCGTGAGCATGACGATCGGAACCCCCGACTCAGCCCTGATCCTGCGCGCGACGTCGATGCCGTCCGCGCCGGGCAGCATCAGGTCGAGCAGCACCAGGTCCGGGCGTGTATCCCGGAACGCGTCGAGGGCCTTGTCGCCGTCTGAGACAAAGGATGGTTCGAAGCCCTCTCCCCGCAGCACGATCCCGAGCATCTCGGCGAGAGCGGCGTCGTCGTCGACGACCAGCACGCGACCTTTCATGGCCCCTCATTCGTTCTACGCATTGTGGGACATACCCGCACGATCGCTGAAGGTTACCCTTGGTCGGCCTATGAGTGTGACCTGAGACCCACAAAAGGCGAATTTTAGGCCCGCCCCGCGACCGCAATCTCAGTCTGCGGTAACAGAGCAACTTTCGGCCATCCCCGGACGTGAACCTTGACCCGATTCGCCCGAGAATGCGGGCAAGATGGGACAGGGAATCGCTTCCGTGACACCAATGCCCCGTTCAGCGTGCCAGGATTGGGATATGTCAGACGGTCACGGTCCCACGCCCGAGACGCCATCAGGCTGGTCGGCCGAACAGCCCCCGCCCTACAGCGCCCCGCCGGCCTCCCCGTGGACCGCCCCGGGCGCACAGCAGCAGGCTCCTTACGGGCAGCCGTACGGAGAGCAGCCCTCTTACGGACCTGGGCCCCAAACACCATATCCGCCCCAGCCACAACCCGGTTACGGCTACATGCCGCCTCCGCCCGCGCCGGCGCTGCGGCCGGGCATCATCCCGCTGCGCCCCCTCGGCCTCGGCGACATCCTCGACGGCACGATCAAGTTCATCCGGTCCAACCCGAGGTCAGTGCTGGGCCTGTCGGC includes:
- a CDS encoding response regulator transcription factor, which gives rise to MTETGEARTSASEPIRVLIVDDHELIRRSLALALAAEPDIEVVGEASDGQEAVELADRLMPDVALMDVRMPRQDGIEAAKGIKASVPSTRIIMLTVSDEEEDLFEAIKAGATGYLLKDVQINDVPAAVRGVHEGQSLINPAMAAKLISEFQNMSRKESERPPQLPVPRLTEREMEVLRLVAKGMNNREIAKQLFISENTVKNHVRNILDKLQLHSRMEAVVYAVRERMLEIT
- the hpf gene encoding ribosome hibernation-promoting factor, HPF/YfiA family, translating into MDIIVKGRHTGVSDRFRDHVTTKLARIERLDNKLIRVDVEVSKERNPRLASQRERVELTIHSRGPAIRAEASADDRFTALDVALDKLEGRLRRLADRRKVHHGSHCPPSVAEITATLPEAAGLAPRKEALVPEQAEPSEDELQERSDQLYDDIVPIEMDGEGPLVVREKFHKAEPMTIDQALLEMELVGHDFYLFRDKESGQPSVVYNRRGYNYGVLRLVEP
- a CDS encoding ComF family protein; translation: MVVGDGGRELSVAGGMLGRVLSVVLDLVLPQTCAGCGAKGARCCGRCLAELTARPARRLPRPRLPGTPDCWSASPYEGAVRKAIVAYKERGAVALAGVLAEALAFTALTAIGRTGAPWAARGFAVVPVPSGRASIGARGHDPVGRLAELAVRRLRMFGVPAVPWAALSQARRVVDQAGLSSPQRAANLAGSLRVALAAKGPPAASVLLVDDIVTTGATVVEAARALRAAGVSVPMAVTVAATRRRS
- a CDS encoding LpqB family beta-propeller domain-containing protein; amino-acid sequence: MTRIRRLWAVVVLAAAVVCAGSGCTVIPVSGPYTMNDAAGADPLTKPFQRMIATLPQPGWGIEPTIRGLQAAMAAYADDPTVLPQYLTADALKGWTPSGAVTVLDDHLQVDLPEEDGAASAQRVTLKAKQVARIEEDGTYVPQSGNWGRPFDLVKVKEGGYRVSGLPDGLILTRSDVERAYRPTKLYYLNGSTQDRLVVDNVRLRLKPAETYAKVILERLLKQPSGALVGAATTAFPPGTKVESVRSAEDESVVINLSGPLDLLDLSGEDALMAQIRYSLNNNDVAKGRSISVLLDGEPYTSHHPNTDDQRWLDNSGNSAYYVSDGAVHYLAKDGPGGAVAGPAGEKRQGYSDFAISKKGAYVAARTSTGISAAPLAQGGQWQEVIQGTDLTPPSWHRDGSLWTFDRRNRAVLRYDPAAKRGPETVSAPGVEKLDVTNLRVARDGVRVVVTTGKNTVWLGALTVMGGLELSNLRSLTTTEAGDEIRDAAWRDDEHLLVLVQTKAGQKLNEIDVGDGAVVEIPLKDPLQALAALNERVLAESEPEKKGQGAKLLELNEDQSWTSKIDSDVETPLFPLG
- the mtrB gene encoding MtrAB system histidine kinase MtrB encodes the protein MPPTKQKRSRRRTLRQILGGVRRRVRRAAGRARRVWRRSLQLQVVTSTLVISMVVMVVLGVFLSTQINKSVVDSRTRSSASEAMADRLQIADALAPEVDDQAAEVADGGKTSANPLDDVMDTVTGSGDDGSKKRYDVLILNEASPGQSRASGTVVPANVPHNVSAGVRRNVEKLEYGKTVHSIDRIMFSGQSQPRLTFVVGGVVHSYTGDNYEVYHFFPLDEEEELLSSVRLALVVVGLGLVLLLAAIAYLVARQVVTPVRLARQAAERLASGKLDERLKVRGEDDLARLANSFNEMAANLALKIHQLEELSQVQRQFVSDVSHELRTPLTTVRMAADLLYDAREDFDPMAARSAELMQAQLERFESMLADLLEISRYDAGAATLDLDSVDVRRVVLRAIEDSEALAERHGTRFDLRLPAEPCMAEIDNRRVERILRNLLFNAIEHGEGREIVVTVGADRDAVAVAVRDHGIGLKAGEDTMVFDRFWRADPSRARTIGGTGLGLAISREDATLHGGWLQAWGQPGEGSQFRLTLPRAAGAELKGSPLSLVPPEIEMRRTWRGAMTPVLLPASGDVHDED
- the mtrA gene encoding MtrAB system response regulator MtrA; amino-acid sequence: MKGRVLVVDDDAALAEMLGIVLRGEGFEPSFVSDGDKALDAFRDTRPDLVLLDLMLPGADGIDVARRIRAESGVPIVMLTAKSDTIDVVLGLESGADDYIVKPFKPKELVARVRARLRRTDEPTPEILQIGDITIDVAGHSVKRGEETINLTPLEFDLLVALARKPRQVFTREVLLEQVWGYRHAADTRLVNVHVQRLRAKIEKDPEHPEIVVTVRGVGYKAGPA